The DNA region AACTCGTGGATCGGCGGCGCCCTCTCGCGGCGATGCTCAACGCCCTGCTCGACCGGCCGGCCGACGCGGTTGTCGAGACGGTTCTGCCGACGATCTTCATGACCGGCGCGCCCGATCGCGAAACGCTCGTCGAGCACATGCTGGCGTCGAACCCCCGGCTGGTCGCCTGGGACCACAGGGCCGAGGCCGCGACGGCGGCGGAGCGTCTGGCCGGCAAGCGCAAATACCCTGCCTTTTCCCTCGGCCTGAACTATATCCAGACGGGCGCAGCCAGGATGGACGGCGTCCCGGACAGCGGAACGGACGCCGTGACGGCGTCGCTGGCCTTCAGTCTACCCATCTGGCGCGGGAAGTACGACGCGGCCTCCCGCGAAGCGGCGGGCCATTACCGATCCGCCCGGGCTTCCCGGAACGAGCTGGCGAACCAGCTGATTGCCGAGCTGGAGCGGGCGCTGTTCGAGTACCGCGATGCAGGCCGCAAGTGGGACCTCTACGCGACGACGTTGCTGCCGAAAGCCCGCCAGTCCCTGGGCGCCGTACGTGCCGCCTACGAAGCCGGCGAAAGCGGATTTCTCGACGTGATCGACGCCGAACGCCTGCTTTTGGAATTCGAACTGTCGCGGGCGCGGGCCCTTTCGGACGCGCTCATCCAGCAAGCAGACGTGGAACGGCTGGCGGCCATGCCGTTCCCCGGATCGGGTTCGCAGGACCATCACCGGTGAAGGAGAGAACGATGAACGGGACCACTCGCATGCTCGGCGTCGCCCTCGCGATCCTCGGGTTCACCGCTTCCGTGAGCATGGCGGACGCGGCCGCCCCGGCCGCGGCCCCGGCGGCCGCGGAGGTCGGCAACCAACGGGACTGTCCCGTCACGGGCAACCCGATCGACGAGAACGTCTTCGTCGTGTATCAGGGACAGAAGATCTACTTCTGCTGTCCCGGCTGCGATGAGACCTTCCTGAAGACCCCCGAAACGTACTTCGACGGCTTCGCCGAGTCCGGTGTCCTCGTCGCGTCGGTCCAGACCGTCTGCGCCGTCAGCGGCGAGCGTCTTCCGGACAAGAATACCTACGTCGACCACCGAGGACGCAGGATCTACTTCTGCTGCCCCGGCTGCGATGTGGACTTCCTGAAAGAGCCCGGCAAGTACTTGCCGGGCATCAAGTAGGTGTGTGAGACATGACCACGCGTTCGTCAACGTTCCCATGGGGGATCACCATGCGCAGATCCATCATCGCCATCGCGATCGTCGCCGCCTTCGGTCTCGGACTGCTCTTGCGCGGCGGGGGCGAGGCGCCCGTCGCGCAGGACGGCCACGCGGAGGAACGGGCCGTGGCCGCCACGATCTGGACCTGCTCCATGCATCCCCAGATCCAGCTGCCGGCGCCGGGCAAGTGCCCCATCTGCTTCATGGACTTGATCCCCCTGGAAGCGAACGACGACGACGACCTGGGTCCCCGGACCCTCGTCCTGTCCGAAGCGGCCGCCTCCCTCGCCGAGATCCAGACCACGCCGGTCGAGCGGCGCCGGATCTCGTCGCGGATCCGGTTGATCGGCGAGGTCACGGTCGACGAGACGCGCAACCGCGCGATCTCGGCCT from bacterium includes:
- a CDS encoding TolC family protein — encoded protein: MVRSKTHSRSTSIAAIALTLAAVTVASAADPGGSSDPVDALREYASVVARFAIDTRAAAEPDGSVASYVALAVTRNERIRAALADVTSANARIPQATALPEPRIGVTQYLQSVETRVGPQERAYSISQSFPWFGTLSLQGDIERQRAAALQAGLDETILAVMADVATAYHEIAYLEEAIAITGRHIALLTQWESIARARYETGEGRYADVIKAQVELGVLGDRQAELVDRRRPLAAMLNALLDRPADAVVETVLPTIFMTGAPDRETLVEHMLASNPRLVAWDHRAEAATAAERLAGKRKYPAFSLGLNYIQTGAARMDGVPDSGTDAVTASLAFSLPIWRGKYDAASREAAGHYRSARASRNELANQLIAELERALFEYRDAGRKWDLYATTLLPKARQSLGAVRAAYEAGESGFLDVIDAERLLLEFELSRARALSDALIQQADVERLAAMPFPGSGSQDHHR
- a CDS encoding YHS domain-containing protein, which codes for MNGTTRMLGVALAILGFTASVSMADAAAPAAAPAAAEVGNQRDCPVTGNPIDENVFVVYQGQKIYFCCPGCDETFLKTPETYFDGFAESGVLVASVQTVCAVSGERLPDKNTYVDHRGRRIYFCCPGCDVDFLKEPGKYLPGIK